A window of the Helianthus annuus cultivar XRQ/B chromosome 4, HanXRQr2.0-SUNRISE, whole genome shotgun sequence genome harbors these coding sequences:
- the LOC110935528 gene encoding disease resistance protein RUN1 isoform X2, with protein sequence MASSSSSRSYKHDVFLSFRGEDTRKTFVDHLYSALVDRQIRTFKDDETFLRGEFISPSLFKAIEESRIAVVIFSKNYANSSWCLEELMHIMKCKDEKELTVIPIFYGVDPSDVRKQRGDFGKAFAQQEEENNNKVQLWRNKLVDASKISGWEPKNIANGHESKAIKEIADRILDRLFSSHSYNDEHLVGLTTRLQELKSRLEIGPSGVLMVGIWGVGGSGKTTLASSLYKEISCHFQSKCIVDNIRVESSKHGLEALQQKILLRVLNTKREVQSVEEGKGMIKNRLCHTNVLLLLDDVSDLEPLEALAGSHNWFGSGSRVIITTRDEHLLKTHKVDWVYPITLLSPDEAMRLFKRHAYNEKNHPVEEFETLSLSVVSYANGLPLALKVLGTFLYDKDKLEWISALDKLKDFPDSKVMDILKISYDGLEPYQKELFLDIACFFRGRFIGVAMEILEACNFYPKIGIKVLRQKALITIVNGMFDMHDLVQEMGQYIVRGKHPKNPEKHSRVWKNEEIRNICFGHAASMKENDNIEALRYKGDSYNHSSRICKIVSNMKKLRYVDWDGYPASPFPKSFQPTNLVVLKLSFSMQKDLWNGDKHLPHLKVLHLEYMWELLNTPDFAGLPCLQNLTLSSCSKLKEIHPSLGNHTSLKYLKFLNLSRCEKLLELPELPSSLTTLKASHCKLLTTFGDCHKNCKWLCQVSLFGAGIINDGKRLLQSMLEGKPIENDSMVLQLQGLEVAKGFTPRPLRGKRFRLQLPENWCNDFCGFLMCAITNYLDPMVCMRRTMGDMDSQDNVVWRMIVLLNVRWCGMFHLAH encoded by the exons ATggcatcttcatcatcttctagATCATATAAACATGATGTATTTCTAAGTTTTAGAGGAGAAGACACCCGCAAGACCTTTGTAGATCATCTCTACTCGGCTCTTGTAGATCGACAAATCCGTACCTTCAAGGACGACGAAACATTTCTCCGGGGTGAATTCATTAGTCCATCCCTCTTCAAGGCTATCGAAGAATCAAGGATCGCCGTGGTAATATTCTCCAAAAACTATGCAAATTCTTCATGGTGTTTGGAAGAACTTATGCATATTATGAAATGTAAGGATGAGAAAGAACTAACCGTTATACCCATTTTCTATGGCGTGGATCCTTCTGATGTGAGAAAACAAAGAGGAGATTTCGGAAAAGCATTTGCCCAACAAGAAGAAGAGAATAACAACAAAGTTCAACTATGGAGAAACAAACTTGTTGATGCAAGTAAAATTTCTGGATGGGAACCCAAGAATATTGCCAACGG GCATGAATCAAAAGCCATCAAAGAAATTGCTGATAGAATTTTGGATAGGTTGTTCTCCTCACATTCATACAACGACGAACATCTTGTTGGGTTGACGACCCGCTTGCAAGAACTGAAATCACGGTTAGAAATTGGGCCAAGTGGTGTGCTTATGGTTGGGATATGGGGGGTCGGGGGTAGTGGTAAGACTACTCTTGCATCTTCTCTTTATAAGGAAATTTCTTGCCATTTTCAAAGTAAATGCATTGTTGATAATATTCGGGTGGAATCAAGCAAACATGGTTTAGAAGCTCTACAACAAAAAATTTTATTACGTGTTTTGAATACGAAACGGGAAGTGCAAAGTGTTGAAGAAGGAAAGGGCATGATAAAAAATAGGTTATGTCATACTAATGTGCTATTACTTCTTGATGATGTTAGTGATCTTGAGCCGCTAGAGGCATTAGCTGGATCACATAATTGGTTTGGTAGTGGGAGCCGAGTGATAATTACAACAAGAGACGAACATTTGCTAAAAACCCACAAAGTAGACTGGGTCTATCCTATCACATTATTATCGCCAGATGAGGCGATGAGACTCTTCAAGAGACACGCGTATAATGAAAAGAACCACCCTGTAGAAGAGTTTGAAACACTTTCATTAAGTGTGGTGTCTTATGCTAATGGACTCCCATTGGCACTTAAAGTATTAGGTACGTTTCTATATGATAAAGACAAGCTGGAGTGGATAAGTGCCTTGGACAAGTTAAAAGATTTCCCAGATTCTAAGGTCATGGATATACTCAAAATTAGTTATGATGGACTTGAACCTTATCAGAAAGAGTTATTCTTGGATATTGCATGTTTTTTTAGGGGGAGATTCATAGGTGTAGCAATGGAGATACTTGAAGCTTGCAATTTTTATCCTAAAATAGGGATAAAGGTGCTTAGACAAAAAGCTCTCATAACTATTGTGAATGGTATGTTTGATATGCATGATTTGGTTCAAGAAATGGGACAATACATTGTTAGAGGGAAACATCCAAAGAATCCTGAAAAGCATAGTAGAGTTTGGAAAAATGAAGAAATTAGAAACATATGTTTTGGGCATGCGGCAAGTATGAAG GAAAATGACAATATTGAAGCGTTAAGATACAAGGGTGACTCATATAATCATTCATCACGCATTTGCAAGATTGTTTCAAACATGAAGAAACTAAGGTATGTTGATTGGGACGGGTATCCTGCAAGTCCATTCCCAAAGAGTTTCCAACCAACGAATCTTGTTGTTCTAAAGTTGAGTTTTAGCATGCAAAAAGACCTTTGGAATGGCGACAAG CATCTACCACATTTGAAAGTGCTTCACCTCGAATACATGTGGGAGCTACTCAATACACCAGATTTTGCTGGACTTCCATGTCTTCAAAATTTGACACTCTCATCTTGTTCAAAGTTAAAAGAGATTCATCCGTCACTTGGAAATCATACAAGTCTTAAATAC CTCAAATTCCTCAACCTATCGCGTTGTGAAAAGCTACTTGAACTGCCCGAGCTCCCATCAAGTTTAACTACTCTCAAAGCATCACACTGCAAGCTACTTACAACCTTTGGAGATTGTCACAAAAATTGTAAATGGTTATGTCAAGTCTCACTTTTTGGAGCTGGCATCATAAATGATGGTAAGAGATTACTACAATCCATGCTTGAG GGCAAGCCTATTGAGAATGACTCCATGGTTCTTCAACTTCAAGGTCTCGAGGTTGCAAAGGGGTTTACACCTCGTCCACTTCGAGGGAAAAGATTTAGACTACAACTTCCAGAGAACTGGTGCAATGACTTTTGTGGTTTCTTAATGTGTGCTATAACAAATTACCTCGACCCAATGGTATGTATGAGGCGGACAATGGGTGATATGGATTCTCAAGACAACGTGGTTTGGAGGATGATAGTGCTTCTAAACGTTCGTTGGTGTGGTATGTTTCATTTGGCTCATTGA
- the LOC110935528 gene encoding TMV resistance protein N isoform X1: MASSSSSRSYKHDVFLSFRGEDTRKTFVDHLYSALVDRQIRTFKDDETFLRGEFISPSLFKAIEESRIAVVIFSKNYANSSWCLEELMHIMKCKDEKELTVIPIFYGVDPSDVRKQRGDFGKAFAQQEEENNNKVQLWRNKLVDASKISGWEPKNIANGHESKAIKEIADRILDRLFSSHSYNDEHLVGLTTRLQELKSRLEIGPSGVLMVGIWGVGGSGKTTLASSLYKEISCHFQSKCIVDNIRVESSKHGLEALQQKILLRVLNTKREVQSVEEGKGMIKNRLCHTNVLLLLDDVSDLEPLEALAGSHNWFGSGSRVIITTRDEHLLKTHKVDWVYPITLLSPDEAMRLFKRHAYNEKNHPVEEFETLSLSVVSYANGLPLALKVLGTFLYDKDKLEWISALDKLKDFPDSKVMDILKISYDGLEPYQKELFLDIACFFRGRFIGVAMEILEACNFYPKIGIKVLRQKALITIVNGMFDMHDLVQEMGQYIVRGKHPKNPEKHSRVWKNEEIRNICFGHAASMKENDNIEALRYKGDSYNHSSRICKIVSNMKKLRYVDWDGYPASPFPKSFQPTNLVVLKLSFSMQKDLWNGDKHLPHLKVLHLEYMWELLNTPDFAGLPCLQNLTLSSCSKLKEIHPSLGNHTSLKYVSVSCCYKLKMFPTIVHMENLKTLEIKSCPKICEFPEIKANMKSLVKLCLEYIGIEVLPSTIGDHCANLISLYLSYLDHLKSIEFNFDALKHLKELELEGLIQLEKTRHQSFHQLLRSLRKLDLGSCRLKDSDFPITIVDLPNLQVLNLSNNDFSRLDFNISQLTQLKFLNLSRCEKLLELPELPSSLTTLKASHCKLLTTFGDCHKNCKWLCQVSLFGAGIINDGKRLLQSMLEGKPIENDSMVLQLQGLEVAKGFTPRPLRGKRFRLQLPENWCNDFCGFLMCAITNYLDPMVCMRRTMGDMDSQDNVVWRMIVLLNVRWCGMFHLAH; the protein is encoded by the exons ATggcatcttcatcatcttctagATCATATAAACATGATGTATTTCTAAGTTTTAGAGGAGAAGACACCCGCAAGACCTTTGTAGATCATCTCTACTCGGCTCTTGTAGATCGACAAATCCGTACCTTCAAGGACGACGAAACATTTCTCCGGGGTGAATTCATTAGTCCATCCCTCTTCAAGGCTATCGAAGAATCAAGGATCGCCGTGGTAATATTCTCCAAAAACTATGCAAATTCTTCATGGTGTTTGGAAGAACTTATGCATATTATGAAATGTAAGGATGAGAAAGAACTAACCGTTATACCCATTTTCTATGGCGTGGATCCTTCTGATGTGAGAAAACAAAGAGGAGATTTCGGAAAAGCATTTGCCCAACAAGAAGAAGAGAATAACAACAAAGTTCAACTATGGAGAAACAAACTTGTTGATGCAAGTAAAATTTCTGGATGGGAACCCAAGAATATTGCCAACGG GCATGAATCAAAAGCCATCAAAGAAATTGCTGATAGAATTTTGGATAGGTTGTTCTCCTCACATTCATACAACGACGAACATCTTGTTGGGTTGACGACCCGCTTGCAAGAACTGAAATCACGGTTAGAAATTGGGCCAAGTGGTGTGCTTATGGTTGGGATATGGGGGGTCGGGGGTAGTGGTAAGACTACTCTTGCATCTTCTCTTTATAAGGAAATTTCTTGCCATTTTCAAAGTAAATGCATTGTTGATAATATTCGGGTGGAATCAAGCAAACATGGTTTAGAAGCTCTACAACAAAAAATTTTATTACGTGTTTTGAATACGAAACGGGAAGTGCAAAGTGTTGAAGAAGGAAAGGGCATGATAAAAAATAGGTTATGTCATACTAATGTGCTATTACTTCTTGATGATGTTAGTGATCTTGAGCCGCTAGAGGCATTAGCTGGATCACATAATTGGTTTGGTAGTGGGAGCCGAGTGATAATTACAACAAGAGACGAACATTTGCTAAAAACCCACAAAGTAGACTGGGTCTATCCTATCACATTATTATCGCCAGATGAGGCGATGAGACTCTTCAAGAGACACGCGTATAATGAAAAGAACCACCCTGTAGAAGAGTTTGAAACACTTTCATTAAGTGTGGTGTCTTATGCTAATGGACTCCCATTGGCACTTAAAGTATTAGGTACGTTTCTATATGATAAAGACAAGCTGGAGTGGATAAGTGCCTTGGACAAGTTAAAAGATTTCCCAGATTCTAAGGTCATGGATATACTCAAAATTAGTTATGATGGACTTGAACCTTATCAGAAAGAGTTATTCTTGGATATTGCATGTTTTTTTAGGGGGAGATTCATAGGTGTAGCAATGGAGATACTTGAAGCTTGCAATTTTTATCCTAAAATAGGGATAAAGGTGCTTAGACAAAAAGCTCTCATAACTATTGTGAATGGTATGTTTGATATGCATGATTTGGTTCAAGAAATGGGACAATACATTGTTAGAGGGAAACATCCAAAGAATCCTGAAAAGCATAGTAGAGTTTGGAAAAATGAAGAAATTAGAAACATATGTTTTGGGCATGCGGCAAGTATGAAG GAAAATGACAATATTGAAGCGTTAAGATACAAGGGTGACTCATATAATCATTCATCACGCATTTGCAAGATTGTTTCAAACATGAAGAAACTAAGGTATGTTGATTGGGACGGGTATCCTGCAAGTCCATTCCCAAAGAGTTTCCAACCAACGAATCTTGTTGTTCTAAAGTTGAGTTTTAGCATGCAAAAAGACCTTTGGAATGGCGACAAG CATCTACCACATTTGAAAGTGCTTCACCTCGAATACATGTGGGAGCTACTCAATACACCAGATTTTGCTGGACTTCCATGTCTTCAAAATTTGACACTCTCATCTTGTTCAAAGTTAAAAGAGATTCATCCGTCACTTGGAAATCATACAAGTCTTAAATACGTAAGTGTATCATGTTGTTACAAGCTTAAAATGTTTCCAACGATTGTTCACATGGAAAACCTCAAGACTCTAGAAATAAAGTCTTGCCCAAAGATTTGTGAGTTTCCAGAGATTAAAGCAAACATGAAAAGCTTGGTAAAGTTGTGTCTAGAATACATTGGGATAGAAGTTCTACCGTCAACAATTGGAGACCATTGTGCCAACCTAATTTCCCTATACTTGTCTTACTTAGACCACTTAAAGAGTATAGAATTCAACTTTGATGCCTTAAAGCATTTGAAAGAGTTGGAGTTAGAAGGATTAATACAACTTGAGAAGACAAGGCATCAATCATTTCATCAACTTCTACGTAGCTTACGAAAGTTGGATCTAGGCTCATGCCGTTTGAAAGATTCAGACTTCCCCATTACTATTGTTGACTTACCCAACTTACAAGTGCTAAATCTAAGTAACAATGATTTTTCACGATTAGATTTTAACATTTCGCAACTTACTCAGCTCAAATTCCTCAACCTATCGCGTTGTGAAAAGCTACTTGAACTGCCCGAGCTCCCATCAAGTTTAACTACTCTCAAAGCATCACACTGCAAGCTACTTACAACCTTTGGAGATTGTCACAAAAATTGTAAATGGTTATGTCAAGTCTCACTTTTTGGAGCTGGCATCATAAATGATGGTAAGAGATTACTACAATCCATGCTTGAG GGCAAGCCTATTGAGAATGACTCCATGGTTCTTCAACTTCAAGGTCTCGAGGTTGCAAAGGGGTTTACACCTCGTCCACTTCGAGGGAAAAGATTTAGACTACAACTTCCAGAGAACTGGTGCAATGACTTTTGTGGTTTCTTAATGTGTGCTATAACAAATTACCTCGACCCAATGGTATGTATGAGGCGGACAATGGGTGATATGGATTCTCAAGACAACGTGGTTTGGAGGATGATAGTGCTTCTAAACGTTCGTTGGTGTGGTATGTTTCATTTGGCTCATTGA